One genomic region from Vannielia litorea encodes:
- the frr gene encoding ribosome recycling factor translates to MSDEFELDTDDLERRMDGAIANLRTEFASLRTGRASASMLEPVQVEAYGQMTPINQVGTVNVPEPRMVTINVWDKGLVNAVEKAIRNSGLGINPQMNGTIIMLPIPELNEERRKELTKVAAQYAENARVAVRNVRQDGMQQIKKADKLAEDDQKFWEQSVQEMTDAHIKKIDGALEAKQGEIMQV, encoded by the coding sequence ATGTCTGACGAATTCGAGCTGGATACCGACGATCTGGAGCGCCGGATGGATGGCGCCATCGCCAACCTGCGGACGGAGTTTGCGAGCCTGCGGACGGGCCGTGCCAGTGCCAGCATGCTGGAGCCGGTGCAGGTGGAGGCCTATGGCCAGATGACCCCGATCAACCAGGTCGGCACGGTCAACGTGCCCGAGCCGCGGATGGTGACGATCAATGTCTGGGACAAGGGCTTGGTGAACGCGGTTGAAAAGGCGATCCGGAATTCCGGGCTGGGCATCAACCCGCAGATGAACGGCACCATCATCATGCTGCCGATCCCCGAGCTGAACGAAGAGCGCCGCAAGGAGCTGACCAAGGTGGCGGCGCAATATGCCGAGAACGCCCGGGTCGCCGTGCGCAACGTCCGTCAGGACGGGATGCAGCAGATCAAGAAGGCCGACAAGCTGGCCGAGGATGACCAGAAATTCTGGGAGCAGTCGGTGCAGGAGATGACCGACGCCCACATCAAGAAGATCGACGGGGCGCTGGAGGCCAAGCAGGGCGAGATCATGCAGGTCTGA